TCCGGAGGGCGAAGGAGGCTGAAGCTCTCCGGGTCGTCATCTCCCCGCCGGCCGGGGCCCACACCTACTACGGCGAGGATGCCGCCGAGCAGATAAAGAGGCAGACTCTGAAGCGGCCCATCGTCCGGGGGGACGTCCTCCCCATCATGAGCTCCTCGGGCCACCCCTTCATCGGTAGGATGGAGGCGGTGCCCCTGGTGATCGCAGACACCGATCCGGAGGGGGTGGTGGTGATCACCGAGAGGACGGAGGTCTCCCTCCTCGACCGGCCCGTCAAGGGCTTCGGCTCGGTGAAGGGGACCGGCATCGCCTACGAGGACGTCGGCGGCCTCAGAAAGGAGGTCCAGCGGATAAGGGAGATGATCGAGCTTCCGATGAAGCACCCCGAGGTCTTCAACCGGCTCGGCATAGAGCCCCCCAAGGGCGTCCTCCTCCACGGCTCTCCGGGGACGGGAAAGACCCTGATCGCGAAGGCCCTCGCCAACGAGACGAACGCCAACTTCTTCTCCATCGCCGGCCCCGAGGTGATGTCCAAGTACTACGGCGAGTCCGAGCAGAGGCTCCGGGAGATCTTCGAGGAGGCGAACCGGTCCACCCCCTCCATCATATTCATCGACGAGCTCGACTCCATCGCCCCGAAGCGGGGCGAGGTTACCGGCGAGGTGGAGAGGAGGGTCGTCGCCCAGCTCCTGGCGATGATGGACGGCCTCAAGGAGAGGGGGCAGGTGGTGGTGATCGGGGCGACGAACCGGATCGACGCCATCGACCCGGCCCTTCGCAGGCCTGGGAGGTTCGATCGGGAGATCGAGATCGGCGTCCCGGACCGGGTCGACAGGCTGGAGATCCTCCAGATCCACGTCCGAAACATGCCCATCGACGGTTCGGTGAGCCTCGAGGACCTCGCCGACAGGACGAACGGATTCGTCGGCGCCGACATCTCCGCCCTCTGCAAGGAGGCGGCGATGAAGGTCCTCAGAAGGCACCTTCCCGAGATATCCTTCGACGACGACATCCCCGAGGAGGTGCTGGAGGAGATGTCGGTGACCGCGGATGACTTCGACGACGCCCTCAAGGAGATCGAGCCCTCCGCCATGAGGGAGGTCTTCGTCGAGATCTCCGACGTCACCTGGAGGGACGTGGGCGGGATGGGGCCGGTCCGCCAGGAGATCGTCGAGTCGGTGGAGTGGCCCCTGAGGCGGCCGGCGAAGTTCGAGGAGATGGGGATCCGGCCCCCCCGGGGCGTCCTCCTCTACGGCCCGCCGGGGACGGGAAAGACCCTCATCGCTAGGGCCGTCGCCCGGGAGACGAAGGCGAACTTCATATCGGTGAAGGGCCCCCAGCTCTTATCGAAG
The sequence above is drawn from the Methanothrix harundinacea 6Ac genome and encodes:
- a CDS encoding CDC48 family AAA ATPase, with product MKEIQLKVAKAYPNDSARGIARLDPNALLTLRLSPGDIIEIEGRRTSAAKVWRADRQDWSQDYIRIDGFIRHNVGVSIGDRVKIRRAKEAEALRVVISPPAGAHTYYGEDAAEQIKRQTLKRPIVRGDVLPIMSSSGHPFIGRMEAVPLVIADTDPEGVVVITERTEVSLLDRPVKGFGSVKGTGIAYEDVGGLRKEVQRIREMIELPMKHPEVFNRLGIEPPKGVLLHGSPGTGKTLIAKALANETNANFFSIAGPEVMSKYYGESEQRLREIFEEANRSTPSIIFIDELDSIAPKRGEVTGEVERRVVAQLLAMMDGLKERGQVVVIGATNRIDAIDPALRRPGRFDREIEIGVPDRVDRLEILQIHVRNMPIDGSVSLEDLADRTNGFVGADISALCKEAAMKVLRRHLPEISFDDDIPEEVLEEMSVTADDFDDALKEIEPSAMREVFVEISDVTWRDVGGMGPVRQEIVESVEWPLRRPAKFEEMGIRPPRGVLLYGPPGTGKTLIARAVARETKANFISVKGPQLLSKWVGESEKAVREVFKKARQVSPAIIFFDELDAIAPMRGMEEGPRTSERVVNQLLAELDGLETLKDVVVIGATNRPDIIDPALLRSGRFDRLLFVGPPDRAGRLEILRIHTKKTPNGDDVSLEELAELTESFVGSDLESLCREAVMLALREDPEASEVEMRHYREALKRVRPSFEENMGRYYERINERFRGGVKVDPSSYLGYR